One window of Vespa velutina chromosome 2, iVesVel2.1, whole genome shotgun sequence genomic DNA carries:
- the LOC124947259 gene encoding mitochondrial sodium/calcium exchanger protein-like: MTFLVNISKNVMEREGLLRRFLRYGHLPIREDDCSYLWYIPAEERCEWVKKIPDCYRDSVVHYCPSLSVITSVMHLSENITGVMILTFGNGTPDIFTSLVSRNEDTIIMFTELISAGIFVTTIIAGSIALVKPFRIYFKPLMRNTCFYIAALCWITYVVQDERVYLWEAIIWQLKIGKVPILPIFFAFGTLIGVIVFLTTNVDRIPKYHNAFAFFGFLIGMLTVYFVAREIMAVLGCIEFACSISKAMLGITFLAWGNSIGDLISNTMIARQGFSKMGYAACFASPIFNTLLGLGLTYGIEAAYSSDLKAKIRVSNMAPGCLTFLFCSLLTTIIYMNITAATARRSYGYLLYSLYLVFILIQFLSEFHVIHPLGTDHRADEPDGR; encoded by the exons ATGACTTTCCTCgtgaatatttcgaaaaatgttATGGAAAGAGAAGGTTTACTGAGACGGTTTCTCAGATATGGACATTTACCGATACGCGAA GATGATTGTTCATATCTTTGGTATATTCCTGCAGAGGAACGTTGCGAATGGGTGAAGAAAATACCAGACTGCTACAGGGACTCCGTCGTTCA TTATTGTCCATCCTTATCAGTGATAACCAGCGTTATGCATCTGTCAGAAAATATTACTGGTGTGATGATATTGACATTTGGAAACGGAACGCCTGACATCTTCACATCTCTCGTATCCCGTAACGAGGATACTATAATCATGTTCACGGAATTGATAAGCGCGGGCATCTTCGTGACAACGATAATCGCGGGTTCCATTGCCCTGGTCAAGccttttcgtatatattttaagcCTTTGATGAGAAATACATGCTTTTACATAGCGGCACTCTGCTGGATAACTTATGTTGTGCAGGACGAGAGAGTTTATCTATGGGAAGCCATAA TCTGGCAATTGAAAATTGGCAAGGTGCCGATATTACCGATATTCTTCGCTTTTGGCACACTAATTGGTGTAATTGTGTTTCTAACGACCAATGTGGATCGCATACCGAAGTATCATAAT gcTTTTGCGTTTTTTGGATTCTTGATCGGCATGCTGACAGTTTATTTCGTGGCTAGAGAAATAATGGCCGTGCTAGGATGCATTGAATTCGCCTGTAGTATTTCAAAAGCCATGTTGGGAATCACGTTTCTTGCCTGGGGTAATAGCATCGGGG ATTTAATATCCAATACAATGATAGCTCGTCAAGGATTCTCAAAGATGGGTTATGCGGCCTGTTTTGCCAGTCctatatttaatactttattGGGACTGGGATTGACTTATGGTATAGAGGCCGCATATTCTTCGGATTTAAAGGCGAAAATTCGTGTGAGCAACATGGCACCGGGATGTCTAACATTCCTATTCTGTTCGCTATTGACTACGATCATTTACATGAACATTACAGCAGCGACTGCACGGCGTTCCTATGGATATCTTCTTTATTCGTTGTATTTGGTTTTCATTCTCATTCAGTTTCTCAGCGAGTTCCACGTTATTCATCCCCTTGGAACGGATCATCGTGCGGACGAGCCGGACGGCCGATGA